The following proteins are co-located in the Flammeovirga kamogawensis genome:
- a CDS encoding FecCD family ABC transporter permease, with protein MNLKVIDLKVKILLLWVAIIPLFILNVSVGSTQISISDIFSALFHSEIIDEGVYNILWLIRIPKAIVSILAGIGLAVSGLLMQALFRNPMAGPSVLGINSGASLGVALISLSSGIGLGVNSISYLQNLGAWLTVIASSAGAGLVMFLILIVAHKVKDNVALLIVGIMVGALASSLVGIAQYFSHPDQLQEYILWTFGSLGGIVYDQILILSILTFLGILVSIYLCKSMNLMLLGEQYAKSMGLSVSKFRLLTIFSASILAGSITGFCGPIGFVGIAAPHIARVISKTSDHFKLLPLSAVVGAGGLLICDIISHINSSGVVLPINSITSLIGAPIVILAMLKGRK; from the coding sequence ATGAATTTGAAAGTAATTGATCTAAAAGTAAAGATTCTACTCTTATGGGTTGCCATTATTCCATTGTTTATTCTCAATGTAAGTGTTGGGTCAACCCAAATTTCAATTTCTGATATATTTAGTGCATTGTTTCATTCAGAAATAATAGACGAAGGTGTATATAATATTCTTTGGTTAATTAGAATTCCCAAAGCAATAGTTTCAATTTTGGCAGGAATAGGTTTAGCAGTTAGTGGATTATTAATGCAAGCATTATTTAGAAATCCTATGGCAGGACCTTCTGTTCTGGGTATAAACTCTGGAGCTTCTCTTGGAGTGGCACTAATTTCACTTTCCTCAGGAATAGGATTAGGCGTTAATTCAATATCTTATTTACAAAATTTAGGTGCTTGGTTAACTGTAATAGCATCTTCTGCTGGAGCTGGTTTAGTTATGTTCTTAATATTAATTGTTGCTCATAAAGTAAAAGATAATGTAGCACTATTAATTGTTGGTATAATGGTAGGCGCATTGGCATCATCTTTAGTAGGAATAGCTCAATACTTTAGTCACCCAGATCAATTACAAGAGTATATTTTATGGACATTTGGAAGCCTAGGTGGTATTGTTTACGATCAAATTTTGATTTTATCAATTTTGACTTTCCTGGGAATATTGGTCAGTATTTATCTTTGTAAATCAATGAATTTGATGCTTTTAGGTGAACAATATGCTAAAAGTATGGGATTGTCAGTGTCAAAATTTAGGCTTTTGACAATATTTTCTGCGAGTATTTTAGCAGGTAGTATTACAGGCTTTTGTGGTCCAATAGGTTTTGTTGGGATCGCAGCACCCCATATTGCTAGAGTTATTTCTAAAACATCAGATCACTTTAAATTATTACCGCTAAGTGCGGTAGTTGGTGCTGGAGGATTATTAATTTGTGACATTATATCACATATAAACAGTTCTGGTGTTGTTTTGCCAATCAATTCTATCACTTCTTTAATTGGAGCTCCAATTGTGATATTAGCCATGTTAAAAGGACGAAAATAA
- a CDS encoding ABC transporter ATP-binding protein, which produces MGNDIVLKSTSLKTGYYNKNKVKTVIGDFKNLTLEKGDFIALLGPNGVGKSTLLKTLSGELLPISGSIIIDNRNILDYSNIEKSKVLSFVFSNVQIVGNLSVKETVMMGRYPYVNWWGKLSPKDDALVIQALEDVGAIHLIERKITQLSDGERQKVMIARAIAQDTPLILLDEPTAHLDLINRIEIFQLLKRIARKHQKSILLSTHEVEMSLQIADKMWILENGKCTIGTPDAIISEGEIERVFSNKNIGFDTNQGTFNYCADKTLFSYNISIDSNVEITEETRLRISWVEKKFLSEGCVRSDTPDFIIHLILDNNSKNLVWDISYLNTNKRCEMDGLDLFKTILKLYTR; this is translated from the coding sequence ATGGGAAATGATATTGTTCTTAAAAGTACAAGCTTAAAGACAGGTTATTACAATAAAAATAAAGTAAAAACTGTAATTGGTGATTTTAAGAATTTAACCTTAGAAAAAGGAGATTTTATTGCTCTTTTAGGACCGAATGGTGTTGGTAAATCTACATTACTAAAAACATTATCTGGAGAACTTTTGCCTATTAGTGGTAGCATAATAATAGATAATAGAAATATTTTAGATTATTCTAATATTGAAAAATCTAAAGTGTTAAGTTTCGTTTTTTCAAATGTTCAAATTGTAGGAAACTTATCTGTTAAAGAAACAGTAATGATGGGGCGTTATCCCTACGTGAATTGGTGGGGTAAGTTATCTCCAAAAGATGATGCGTTAGTTATTCAAGCACTTGAAGATGTGGGAGCTATACATCTTATTGAAAGAAAAATAACTCAGTTAAGTGACGGGGAACGACAGAAAGTAATGATTGCACGAGCAATAGCTCAAGATACCCCATTAATATTGCTTGATGAACCAACGGCACATTTAGATTTAATTAATAGAATTGAAATATTTCAATTATTGAAAAGGATAGCACGCAAACATCAAAAGTCAATACTATTATCAACTCATGAAGTAGAGATGTCCTTACAAATAGCTGATAAAATGTGGATACTTGAAAATGGTAAGTGTACTATAGGTACACCAGATGCAATTATTTCTGAAGGTGAAATTGAACGGGTATTTAGTAATAAGAACATTGGTTTTGATACTAATCAAGGTACTTTTAATTATTGTGCAGACAAAACGTTATTCTCTTATAATATTTCAATTGATTCTAACGTTGAAATAACTGAAGAAACAAGATTAAGAATCTCTTGGGTTGAGAAAAAATTCTTATCTGAGGGATGTGTTAGATCGGATACACCAGACTTTATTATTCATCTTATTTTAGATAACAATAGTAAAAATTTGGTATGGGATATTTCTTATTTAAACACAAATAAGAGGTGTGAAATGGATGGTCTTGATCTTTTTAAGACGATTCTTAAACTATATACACGATAA
- a CDS encoding SpoIIE family protein phosphatase yields MISKRNFFNKLLALSLLLISFGLHAQDNVKGVVVDEDQQPISLADVYIDGIKKTTTNYDGEFIVENVKVSSLRNLNVIKRGYKMQTWAKDGKNSIKVLLSYAPVFINGTALKGGKPIRNTYIKISGQKFQASKTNSKGKFQLKVDRNFKVKASTVFLVDGDPVKSQYYNYNKSANVVVINMPGPVTSVKEVVAKQTTETTKTNSTNQKKISQPSQVVIDEDEITIDPILVVVVYDDDISPADSLDVTINEKHFLTDVNGEFEVYADSIDANNFVIDDYKIIKTKYDYQDNYMFVYISNGDDDQRNKGANIEYTENFQTVFNTLEAEKQILQETGVSLRKEIQKISEKLDKDANAKNKKALESYLERLTTSLIENELAYEDAQYKTNQMMSRMRTQIDQQETAIEQIEEEKEEVETERMLYFIIATISLFLIFIFYKNSQKLKEQRDDLQEITERLEQAKDDVVKSHEEMLSVKDIGQKFTATLDFETHMLDLQESVSELLPADTFGIGVYNTLERRLEFRNQISDSGLDTYFSESIDNAYSLAAWCFNNEVELIINDYDSENTLYIPQTKEKSLSVNKSLIYMPLMVEAKVVGIITMQTKEVNKYKDVNISILKSLASYASIAVSNYIAYKELKEKNKSITDSMRYAKTIQNAILPSNSLLKDNFEDYFLLYRSKEIVSGDFYWFKRTEINGVVKKFVAVVDCTGHGVPGAFMSMIGNALLNDIVNVKGVSDTVDILNALNEGVKESLQQENSLNDDGMDIALICIEDGANENEKLIQFSGAKRPLYIFRNETSTLEVVSGASKSVGYTNRKKKEFNSRDIKLFKGDIVYLCSDGYVDQNNQNREKIGTLRLKALLEQNAISTMDQQKEVLEAELEQHQIGGVEQRDDITIIGLKV; encoded by the coding sequence ATGATCAGTAAAAGAAATTTTTTTAATAAACTACTTGCATTATCCTTACTTCTTATCTCATTTGGACTACATGCTCAAGATAATGTAAAAGGTGTGGTGGTTGATGAAGATCAGCAACCAATATCTTTAGCCGATGTGTATATAGATGGCATAAAGAAGACTACAACAAACTATGACGGTGAGTTTATAGTTGAAAATGTTAAAGTTTCAAGTTTACGTAATCTTAATGTAATTAAAAGAGGTTACAAGATGCAAACTTGGGCTAAGGATGGTAAAAACTCTATTAAGGTATTACTTTCTTATGCTCCAGTATTTATAAATGGTACTGCTTTAAAAGGAGGGAAGCCAATAAGAAATACCTACATTAAAATAAGTGGACAAAAGTTTCAGGCTTCTAAAACAAACTCTAAAGGTAAGTTTCAGTTAAAAGTTGATAGAAACTTTAAAGTAAAAGCAAGTACTGTATTTCTTGTAGATGGTGACCCTGTAAAGTCACAATATTATAACTACAATAAGTCTGCAAATGTTGTTGTTATTAATATGCCTGGCCCAGTTACTTCTGTAAAAGAGGTTGTTGCCAAACAAACTACAGAAACAACAAAAACGAATTCAACAAACCAAAAGAAAATTTCTCAACCGAGTCAAGTTGTAATAGACGAAGATGAGATAACAATAGACCCAATACTGGTTGTTGTTGTTTATGATGATGATATTTCACCAGCTGATAGTCTAGATGTAACTATCAATGAAAAACACTTCTTGACTGATGTTAATGGAGAATTTGAAGTATATGCTGATTCAATAGACGCAAATAATTTTGTAATTGATGATTATAAAATCATTAAAACAAAATATGATTATCAAGATAATTACATGTTTGTGTATATCAGTAATGGCGATGACGATCAAAGAAATAAAGGTGCAAATATTGAATACACAGAAAATTTCCAAACCGTATTTAATACTTTGGAGGCTGAAAAGCAGATTTTACAAGAGACGGGTGTTTCTTTAAGAAAAGAGATTCAGAAAATTTCTGAGAAACTAGATAAAGACGCAAATGCTAAAAATAAAAAAGCGTTGGAGTCTTATTTAGAAAGGTTGACCACTTCTTTAATTGAAAATGAACTTGCTTACGAAGATGCTCAATACAAGACAAATCAAATGATGTCTCGTATGAGAACTCAAATTGATCAGCAAGAAACAGCAATTGAACAAATTGAAGAAGAAAAAGAAGAGGTTGAAACAGAAAGAATGTTGTATTTTATTATTGCAACAATCTCATTGTTTTTAATTTTCATCTTCTATAAAAACTCTCAAAAATTAAAAGAACAAAGAGATGACCTTCAGGAAATTACAGAGCGTTTAGAACAAGCAAAAGACGATGTAGTCAAATCGCATGAAGAAATGCTATCTGTAAAAGATATTGGTCAGAAATTTACTGCTACTTTGGATTTTGAAACGCATATGTTGGATTTACAAGAAAGCGTTTCCGAATTACTTCCTGCAGATACATTTGGAATAGGAGTATATAATACTTTAGAAAGAAGATTAGAATTTAGAAATCAAATTTCTGATTCTGGGTTAGATACTTATTTCTCTGAATCAATTGATAATGCTTATAGCTTAGCTGCATGGTGTTTTAATAATGAAGTTGAGTTAATAATTAATGATTACGACTCGGAGAATACTTTATATATACCTCAAACAAAAGAGAAATCATTATCCGTAAATAAATCATTGATTTATATGCCATTAATGGTAGAAGCTAAAGTAGTTGGTATTATTACAATGCAGACTAAAGAGGTAAATAAATATAAGGATGTAAATATTTCTATTTTGAAATCGTTAGCTTCTTATGCATCTATTGCGGTATCAAATTACATTGCATATAAGGAATTAAAAGAGAAAAATAAGAGTATTACGGATAGTATGCGCTATGCAAAAACAATTCAAAATGCTATTCTTCCTTCTAATTCATTACTTAAAGATAATTTTGAGGATTATTTCTTATTGTACCGTTCTAAAGAGATTGTTTCAGGAGACTTTTATTGGTTTAAAAGAACAGAAATCAACGGTGTTGTTAAGAAATTTGTAGCAGTTGTAGATTGTACAGGACATGGTGTTCCGGGTGCATTCATGTCTATGATTGGTAATGCTTTGTTAAACGATATAGTTAATGTTAAAGGAGTTTCTGACACTGTAGATATTCTTAATGCATTAAACGAGGGTGTTAAAGAGTCACTTCAACAAGAGAATTCTTTAAACGATGATGGAATGGATATCGCATTAATTTGTATTGAAGATGGAGCAAATGAAAATGAAAAATTAATTCAATTTTCAGGAGCAAAACGTCCTTTATACATCTTTAGAAACGAAACATCTACCCTTGAAGTTGTTTCAGGTGCATCTAAATCAGTTGGTTACACAAACCGTAAGAAGAAAGAATTCAATTCTCGAGATATTAAATTGTTTAAGGGTGATATTGTCTACTTATGTAGCGATGGTTACGTTGATCAGAATAATCAGAACCGAGAAAAAATAGGTACTTTAAGATTGAAAGCATTGTTAGAACAGAATGCGATTTCTACAATGGATCAGCAAAAAGAAGTCTTAGAGGCAGAATTAGAGCAACATCAAATTGGTGGTGTTGAACAACGAGATGATATTACAATAATTGGATTGAAAGTCTAA
- a CDS encoding DUF4421 family protein: MKNIFVFALISSFLLFLGSSNSSLAQEFYDNHPTDHDTTYYISYNEQLHLRLYTVYKFNELIVNADEQGNENLTYTPNGNLNVGFGFNYKGLGINIGLNLPAINNDNDKFGETQKLDMRSYVYGRKYAFDLGLQFYKGFYISELNRDNPPNNTEPIELRGDMKIHTVGVSVLKIHNHEKFSFRAAFAQTEVQKKTAGSLIYGPYINFVRIKADSSLIPEYIRNEYLLSSNIVEGWYGSMGITAGYAQSLILFKRFFITAAAALGYGATFGHSYYETQKGKVNETAWKGGIKINSKVALGYNSEKTYVGGSFVLESYNITTSEKNMSLYWMGQYRFNIVRRFNWKVAPLDWVFDKKDRILKSGPYKKEKN; the protein is encoded by the coding sequence TTGAAGAATATATTCGTTTTCGCCCTAATTTCTAGTTTCCTTTTGTTTTTGGGTAGTTCTAATTCATCATTGGCTCAGGAATTCTATGATAATCACCCAACAGATCATGATACAACATATTATATTTCTTACAATGAACAACTGCATTTAAGACTATATACTGTTTATAAATTCAATGAACTAATTGTAAATGCAGATGAACAAGGTAATGAAAACCTTACATATACACCAAATGGCAATTTAAATGTTGGATTTGGATTCAACTATAAAGGTTTAGGTATCAATATTGGCCTTAATTTACCTGCAATTAATAACGATAATGACAAATTTGGAGAGACGCAAAAGCTTGATATGAGGTCTTATGTTTATGGTAGGAAATATGCTTTTGATTTAGGCTTACAATTCTATAAAGGGTTTTACATTAGTGAACTTAATAGAGATAATCCTCCAAATAACACCGAACCAATAGAGTTAAGAGGAGATATGAAAATTCACACTGTTGGTGTTTCTGTATTAAAAATTCATAATCACGAAAAATTCTCTTTTAGAGCTGCATTTGCTCAAACAGAAGTGCAGAAGAAAACTGCTGGTTCTTTGATTTATGGTCCTTACATTAATTTTGTAAGAATTAAAGCAGACTCTTCTCTGATACCAGAATATATTCGAAATGAATATTTACTTTCATCAAATATTGTAGAAGGATGGTACGGAAGTATGGGTATTACTGCTGGTTATGCTCAATCATTAATCCTTTTTAAACGTTTTTTTATAACGGCAGCTGCTGCTCTTGGTTATGGTGCTACGTTTGGTCACTCGTATTATGAAACACAAAAAGGTAAAGTTAATGAGACTGCATGGAAAGGTGGTATCAAAATCAACTCAAAAGTTGCTCTTGGCTATAATTCAGAAAAAACTTATGTCGGAGGATCCTTTGTTTTAGAATCCTATAATATTACCACAAGTGAGAAAAATATGAGCCTCTATTGGATGGGACAGTATCGTTTTAATATTGTCAGAAGGTTTAATTGGAAAGTCGCTCCTCTTGACTGGGTATTTGATAAGAAAGATAGAATTTTAAAATCTGGCCCTTATAAAAAAGAGAAGAATTAA
- a CDS encoding DUF4421 domain-containing protein has translation MIKFKALVWHIFIFIILPNLNHPTCFGQDQKAKLDYDSTYYTSYNDDLHIRLYNVYKFNDLLIQDKNDRSNNIIYSPNGNLNVGFGFTYRGLGINIGLNLPAINNDDDIYGKTTKLDMRSYMYGRKYAIDFGLQFYQGFYLKNTIKNIPPFPDTTPPQEIRGDMQVNTIGFTAFKIHNYEKFSFRAAFSQTEVQKKTAGSPIYGPYLNVLHFSADSALIQDGEHGLISNVKDGWYTSTGFSGGYAFSIVLFKQFFITGSAAFGYGLAIGNSTMENIEGNTTEVTIGGGIKVNARSAIGYNNDKTYVGLSIVLESYNINTPDDYLKLYMMGQFRFNIVRRFDWKISPFDWIMDRTPGFK, from the coding sequence TTGATTAAGTTTAAAGCTTTAGTTTGGCATATCTTTATATTTATTATACTTCCTAATTTAAATCACCCTACTTGTTTTGGTCAGGATCAAAAAGCCAAATTAGATTATGATTCTACTTATTACACCTCTTATAATGATGATTTACATATTCGTCTTTATAATGTCTATAAATTTAACGACCTCTTAATCCAAGATAAGAATGACCGCTCCAATAATATAATTTATTCTCCTAATGGGAATTTAAATGTTGGCTTTGGTTTTACTTATAGAGGATTAGGAATTAATATCGGCCTTAATCTACCCGCAATTAATAACGACGATGATATTTATGGTAAAACCACGAAACTAGACATGCGTTCTTATATGTATGGACGTAAATATGCTATTGATTTCGGCTTACAGTTTTATCAAGGTTTTTATCTAAAAAACACAATAAAAAACATCCCTCCATTTCCAGATACTACCCCACCTCAAGAAATTAGAGGCGACATGCAAGTTAATACAATTGGCTTTACTGCTTTCAAAATTCATAATTATGAAAAATTCTCTTTTAGAGCCGCTTTTTCACAGACAGAAGTTCAGAAAAAAACTGCAGGTTCACCTATTTACGGCCCTTATTTAAATGTACTTCATTTTTCAGCTGATTCTGCACTTATCCAAGATGGAGAACATGGATTAATATCAAATGTTAAAGATGGATGGTACACAAGTACTGGTTTTTCCGGTGGATATGCTTTTTCAATTGTTCTTTTCAAACAATTTTTCATAACAGGATCTGCAGCTTTTGGTTATGGTTTGGCAATTGGTAATTCTACAATGGAAAATATTGAAGGCAATACAACAGAAGTAACTATTGGTGGAGGGATTAAAGTTAACGCTCGTAGTGCTATTGGTTATAATAATGATAAAACATACGTTGGGCTTTCTATAGTTTTAGAAAGTTATAACATAAACACCCCTGATGATTACTTAAAACTATACATGATGGGACAATTTAGGTTTAATATTGTCCGCAGGTTTGATTGGAAAATTAGTCCTTTTGATTGGATAATGGATAGAACACCTGGATTTAAGTAA
- a CDS encoding DNA polymerase III subunit gamma/tau has product MENFVVSARKYRPNTFQSVVGQEHITNTLKNAVMSNHLAQAFLFCGPRGVGKTTNARILAKTINCDTPTEDGNPCNSCNSCTSFNNNASLNIVELDAASNNSVEDIRNLIEQVRYAPQPGKKKVYIIDEVHMLSTAAFNAFLKTLEEPPAYAIFILATTEKHKILPTILSRCQIFDFNRITVKDIVKQLKDIAEQEGIQTDDDALHLIAQKADGGMRDALSMFDMIGTFSNNKSIDYQTTVDNLHILDYDYYFKLTDFINKGNASQALLLFDEILRKGFDGHNFIIGLSEHFRNILVCKDAVTLDLLDVSDTVKQRYNQQAKEVPQSFIMTALNLGSECDLRYKESKNQRLHVELTLMKMSHINKAIRLAQIEIKKKD; this is encoded by the coding sequence ATGGAGAATTTTGTTGTTTCGGCACGTAAATACCGTCCGAATACATTCCAATCCGTTGTTGGTCAAGAACATATCACAAATACATTAAAGAATGCTGTAATGAGTAATCATTTAGCACAGGCTTTTTTATTTTGTGGACCAAGAGGTGTTGGTAAAACAACAAACGCTCGTATTTTGGCAAAAACCATTAACTGCGACACTCCTACAGAAGACGGAAACCCATGTAATTCTTGTAATTCTTGTACAAGTTTTAACAATAATGCTTCTTTAAACATTGTTGAACTTGATGCTGCTTCTAATAACTCCGTAGAAGATATTCGTAACCTTATTGAACAAGTACGTTATGCCCCTCAACCAGGCAAAAAGAAAGTTTATATTATTGATGAGGTACACATGCTTTCTACTGCAGCTTTTAATGCTTTCTTAAAAACATTAGAAGAACCACCTGCTTATGCTATTTTTATTTTAGCAACTACAGAAAAACATAAAATCTTACCTACAATTCTTTCTCGATGTCAAATCTTTGATTTTAATAGAATCACGGTAAAAGATATTGTTAAGCAATTGAAAGATATTGCTGAGCAAGAAGGAATTCAAACAGATGATGATGCTTTGCATCTAATTGCTCAAAAGGCAGACGGAGGTATGCGTGATGCTTTATCTATGTTTGATATGATTGGTACATTTTCTAATAACAAATCAATTGATTATCAAACAACTGTTGATAATCTACATATTCTTGATTACGATTATTACTTTAAGCTTACCGACTTTATTAATAAAGGTAATGCATCTCAAGCATTACTTCTTTTTGATGAAATTTTAAGAAAAGGTTTTGATGGTCATAATTTCATAATTGGCCTTTCGGAGCATTTCAGAAATATCTTGGTTTGTAAAGATGCAGTTACATTAGATTTACTAGATGTTTCTGACACTGTAAAACAACGATATAATCAGCAAGCGAAAGAAGTACCACAATCTTTTATTATGACTGCCTTAAATTTAGGTAGTGAGTGTGATTTAAGATATAAAGAGAGTAAAAATCAAAGATTGCATGTTGAGTTGACATTAATGAAAATGTCGCATATCAACAAAGCAATTCGTCTTGCTCAAATAGAAATAAAAAAAAAAGATTAG
- a CDS encoding phosphatase domain-containing protein, with protein sequence MSKSTILLPLIGFESKNILSIEGQLLTFKTGLLDLSRKAEGFRRHVSRLWKLYNHNHSDEKVIYANIDNQTFPIALDSKGYFRVEYKLTRDFTDKELNKKLRFYHDKKLKDEIKLPDISKNGIVNVSPDAKFMVISDVDDTILITHATSFLKRIPQTIVKHAFKRKEVKLMSKFYHEMYTQGARFFYVSNSEMNLFWVIKHFIETRKFPKGPIYLRYHKNWKDFLPTNSDQGIGLGKSQHKIDRISYLIDKFDTKQFLLIGDSGQRDPYTYQAIAEKYPDNICGIMIRDVSKGKRDDAMKVVKESLKEIKVPFHVFHDPKEAIRIERRIYQAFFKRQSEQVKTL encoded by the coding sequence TTGAGTAAATCGACCATCTTATTACCTCTAATAGGTTTTGAAAGCAAAAATATTCTATCAATAGAAGGGCAGTTATTGACGTTTAAAACTGGGCTTTTAGATCTTTCTAGAAAAGCAGAAGGATTTAGAAGACATGTATCAAGGCTGTGGAAGTTATATAACCATAATCATAGTGATGAGAAAGTAATTTATGCAAATATTGATAATCAAACTTTTCCAATTGCATTAGATTCAAAAGGATATTTTAGAGTAGAGTATAAGTTAACAAGAGATTTTACTGATAAAGAATTAAATAAAAAACTTCGATTTTATCACGACAAGAAGTTAAAAGATGAAATAAAGCTGCCAGATATTTCAAAGAATGGCATTGTAAACGTATCTCCAGATGCTAAGTTTATGGTAATTTCTGATGTTGATGACACAATCTTAATTACACATGCTACTTCATTCTTAAAAAGAATACCTCAAACAATAGTAAAACATGCTTTTAAAAGAAAAGAGGTAAAATTGATGAGTAAATTTTACCATGAGATGTACACTCAAGGTGCGAGGTTTTTTTATGTGTCAAATAGTGAGATGAACCTTTTTTGGGTGATTAAACATTTTATTGAGACAAGAAAATTTCCTAAAGGACCAATTTATTTACGTTACCATAAAAATTGGAAAGACTTTTTACCAACAAATTCAGATCAAGGAATTGGTTTAGGAAAATCGCAACACAAGATAGATAGAATATCTTACCTAATTGATAAGTTTGACACTAAGCAGTTCTTATTAATAGGGGATAGTGGGCAAAGAGATCCTTATACCTATCAAGCAATCGCTGAAAAATACCCAGATAATATCTGTGGTATAATGATCAGAGATGTATCTAAAGGCAAAAGAGATGATGCAATGAAAGTTGTTAAGGAATCACTTAAAGAAATTAAAGTTCCTTTTCATGTTTTTCATGATCCAAAAGAAGCAATTAGAATTGAAAGAAGAATCTATCAAGCATTTTTTAAAAGACAATCGGAACAAGTTAAAACACTATAG
- a CDS encoding 4'-phosphopantetheinyl transferase family protein gives MPLLKIEYYTDTLVWCLWEITEDEDELYMLSKETKDNFKHISNEKVRKQSIGGRVALNYLLNELDIVYHGIRKKENGKPFLINQPYPISISHSKNIAAAFINLEVDDIGIDIEGIQPKVLKLLPRFANENELNFAHNKNDNPTNSTIIWTLKEAVYKAFGKLNIEFKSQIETQFLNNEITGIKIKELNSNFRSFQSKSIQFDSFIVSIVF, from the coding sequence ATGCCTTTATTAAAAATTGAATACTATACGGATACATTAGTTTGGTGCCTTTGGGAAATTACTGAGGATGAAGACGAGTTATATATGCTTTCTAAAGAAACAAAAGATAACTTTAAACATATAAGCAATGAGAAAGTACGTAAACAAAGTATTGGTGGTAGAGTTGCCCTAAATTATCTTCTTAATGAATTAGATATTGTATATCATGGCATCAGAAAAAAGGAAAATGGAAAACCATTTTTAATAAACCAACCCTATCCTATTTCTATTTCGCATTCTAAAAATATAGCTGCAGCTTTTATTAATTTAGAGGTAGATGATATAGGTATAGATATTGAAGGTATACAACCAAAAGTCTTAAAGCTTTTACCTCGGTTTGCCAATGAAAATGAATTGAATTTTGCTCATAATAAAAACGACAACCCAACAAATTCTACAATTATTTGGACACTTAAAGAAGCTGTTTATAAAGCTTTTGGGAAACTAAATATTGAATTTAAATCGCAAATCGAAACGCAGTTCTTAAACAATGAAATTACAGGAATTAAGATCAAAGAGTTGAATAGCAATTTTAGAAGTTTTCAAAGTAAGTCAATACAATTTGATTCGTTTATTGTGTCTATAGTGTTTTAA
- a CDS encoding WD40 repeat domain-containing protein, producing MQRLEVEKISNFGGHTEGLYSVVHFNDNGKFYTAGADGFVVEWNIAQADQGRLVAKVPNTVYALCPLIEENQLVVGQNTDGIHLLDLTSGKEIKSLKLTDQAVFSIKRFKNELFIGTGDGWLIVVAIDQWAVTKKVKVSEKSVRSVAIDPKKEIVWTGSSDHLIKGYAIDTLSEVRELLGHENSVFALTVTPDAQFLVSGGRDAHMRIWNLDGFIETQKDIVAHMYTINDIVFRADGKYFVTCSKDKSIKVWRTEDFRLLKVIDKARHAGHGTSINRLAWIGEDIIISVSDDHSAAAWKVAGL from the coding sequence ATGCAAAGACTAGAAGTAGAGAAAATTTCCAATTTTGGAGGTCATACTGAAGGTTTATATAGTGTGGTTCACTTTAACGATAACGGTAAATTTTATACTGCAGGAGCAGATGGTTTTGTAGTAGAATGGAATATTGCACAAGCAGATCAAGGTAGGTTAGTTGCTAAAGTGCCAAATACCGTTTATGCTCTTTGTCCATTAATTGAAGAAAATCAATTAGTTGTTGGGCAAAATACGGATGGAATTCATTTACTTGATTTAACGTCAGGTAAAGAAATAAAATCTTTAAAATTAACAGACCAAGCTGTCTTTTCTATAAAAAGATTTAAAAATGAGCTATTTATTGGTACCGGCGATGGATGGTTAATTGTTGTGGCAATAGACCAATGGGCAGTTACTAAAAAAGTAAAAGTGTCTGAGAAATCTGTAAGGTCTGTTGCTATTGACCCTAAAAAAGAAATTGTATGGACGGGAAGTAGCGATCATTTAATTAAAGGTTATGCAATTGATACCCTTTCTGAAGTAAGAGAACTTCTAGGGCATGAAAACTCTGTGTTTGCTTTAACTGTAACACCTGATGCACAATTTTTAGTTAGTGGCGGGAGAGATGCTCATATGAGAATTTGGAACCTTGATGGTTTTATAGAAACTCAAAAAGATATTGTAGCTCATATGTATACAATTAATGATATTGTATTTAGAGCAGATGGGAAGTATTTTGTGACATGTAGTAAAGACAAATCAATAAAAGTATGGAGAACCGAAGATTTTAGATTATTAAAAGTAATTGATAAAGCAAGACATGCCGGACATGGAACTTCTATTAATAGGTTAGCATGGATTGGTGAAGATATTATTATATCTGTATCTGATGATCATTCAGCTGCAGCATGGAAAGTTGCAGGTCTTTAA